A stretch of Carnobacterium iners DNA encodes these proteins:
- a CDS encoding HD domain-containing protein gives MTLNYDAEQLLPIEQVFRDPVHDYIHIQHQLILDLIDTREFQRLRRIKQLGTSSFTFHGAEHSRFTHSLGVYEITRRICDKFARNYPEKKSGDGGWDDSERLVVLCAALLHDIGHGPYSHTFERIFKTDHEAITVEIILSHETEINKLLKAVASDFPAKVASVIQKTYPNPQVVQLISSQIDADRMDYLLRDAYFTGVNYGTFDLTRILRVIRPYSEGIAFQISGMHAVEDYIVSRYQMYMQIYFHPVSRSMEVILDHLLKRAKELYEDPEMHLHFQTDLLIPFFNQTATLEDYLKLDDGVLGTYFTLWREEKDAILSDLATRFLDRKPFKSVHFVDKQDQPILEKLTTLIQEAGYDTDYYTAVNNSYDLPYDFYRPNQLTNRTQIELMYPDGSFVELSKASEIVSSLAGKMRGDERFYFPKEFSKPKTMKEITLFEPIYQEFKQYIKNDAIIQPTKILEE, from the coding sequence ATGACCCTTAACTATGATGCTGAACAATTACTACCTATCGAACAAGTTTTTCGTGATCCTGTTCATGACTACATTCATATCCAGCACCAATTGATTTTAGATTTAATTGATACTCGTGAATTTCAACGTTTGCGTCGAATCAAACAATTAGGAACCTCTTCTTTTACTTTTCATGGGGCTGAACACTCTCGCTTCACACACTCACTAGGTGTTTATGAAATTACTCGAAGAATTTGCGATAAATTTGCCCGTAATTATCCTGAAAAAAAATCTGGTGATGGCGGTTGGGATGATTCAGAACGTTTAGTGGTCTTATGTGCTGCGCTCCTTCACGATATTGGTCATGGTCCCTATTCACATACGTTTGAACGAATTTTTAAAACCGATCATGAAGCGATAACTGTTGAGATTATCTTATCTCATGAGACCGAAATCAATAAACTATTAAAAGCAGTAGCCAGTGACTTTCCTGCTAAAGTAGCTAGCGTTATTCAAAAAACCTATCCTAATCCTCAAGTCGTACAATTAATCTCTAGTCAAATTGACGCTGATCGAATGGATTATTTATTAAGAGACGCTTATTTCACTGGTGTTAACTACGGAACATTCGATTTAACTAGAATTCTACGTGTTATTCGTCCTTATAGCGAAGGGATTGCTTTTCAGATATCAGGAATGCATGCAGTGGAAGATTATATCGTCAGCCGTTATCAAATGTACATGCAAATTTATTTCCATCCTGTTTCTCGAAGTATGGAAGTTATTCTTGACCACTTGTTAAAGCGTGCCAAGGAATTATATGAAGACCCAGAGATGCATTTGCATTTCCAAACAGATTTATTAATTCCTTTTTTCAATCAAACTGCGACACTAGAAGATTATTTAAAATTAGATGATGGTGTATTAGGAACTTATTTTACACTATGGAGAGAGGAAAAAGATGCTATTTTAAGCGATCTAGCTACTCGTTTCCTTGATCGTAAGCCATTCAAATCAGTCCATTTTGTAGATAAACAAGATCAGCCTATTTTAGAAAAATTAACTACTCTTATTCAAGAAGCGGGCTACGATACAGATTACTATACTGCTGTCAATAATAGTTACGATTTGCCTTATGATTTTTATCGTCCCAATCAACTGACTAATCGGACGCAAATTGAACTAATGTATCCTGATGGTTCTTTTGTTGAACTTTCAAAAGCTAGTGAAATTGTATCTTCTTTAGCCGGGAAAATGAGAGGCGATGAACGATTCTATTTTCCAAAAGAATTTTCAAAACCTAAAACAATGAAAGAAATCACTTTATTTGAACCTATTTATCAAGAGTTCAAACAATACATTAAAAATGATGCCATCATTCAACCTACAAAAATACTGGAGGAATAA
- the yidA gene encoding sugar-phosphatase, with the protein MTIELIAIDLDGTLLNNNKTISPRVKDTLIKAKEKGIKVVICTGRPLPGVTDFLKELNLQEAGDYVITYNGALVQKADDGMAIAHHTMSFDDFLEVEAMSQKIGVHCQTLDEKAIYTSNKDISNYTVRESTLVNMPIKYRSVEEMDSSLVISKMMMVDEPKILDAGIAQIPPVFYEKYTVLKSEPFYLEVLNKAASKGLALKDLSDILAIPKEKVMAIGDNENDRDMLVFAGVGVAMGNAVEGIKAISDYITDTNELDGVATVIEKLVFNE; encoded by the coding sequence ATGACTATTGAACTCATTGCTATTGATTTAGATGGAACACTATTAAACAATAATAAGACTATTAGCCCAAGAGTAAAAGATACGTTGATAAAAGCAAAAGAAAAAGGAATTAAAGTTGTTATTTGTACTGGCCGACCTTTACCCGGCGTAACCGATTTTTTAAAAGAATTAAATTTACAAGAAGCGGGCGATTACGTGATTACGTATAATGGTGCGCTTGTTCAAAAAGCAGACGACGGTATGGCTATTGCTCACCATACTATGTCATTTGATGACTTTTTAGAAGTCGAAGCAATGAGCCAAAAAATTGGTGTTCATTGTCAGACGTTAGATGAAAAAGCGATTTATACTTCCAATAAAGACATTAGCAACTATACCGTTCGTGAGTCTACTTTAGTGAATATGCCTATTAAATATAGAAGTGTTGAAGAAATGGATTCTAGCTTAGTCATCAGTAAAATGATGATGGTTGATGAGCCTAAAATATTGGATGCCGGAATTGCACAAATTCCTCCCGTTTTTTACGAAAAATATACGGTATTAAAAAGTGAGCCTTTTTATTTAGAAGTATTAAATAAAGCTGCCAGTAAAGGTCTAGCTTTAAAAGATTTATCTGATATCTTAGCTATCCCTAAAGAAAAGGTTATGGCTATCGGAGACAATGAAAACGATCGAGATATGCTAGTTTTTGCTGGCGTTGGAGTTGCGATGGGCAATGCAGTTGAGGGTATTAAGGCAATTAGCGATTATATTACGGATACAAATGAGTTAGATGGTGTAGCAACCGTTATCGAAAAATTAGTGTTTAACGAATAA
- a CDS encoding 2-hydroxymuconate tautomerase, producing MKRSIVKKSRKNLKEKEGMKMPFVHIELVAGRTVEQKINLVKEVTEAVVKNTDAPSEKVHVILNEMQPENYAVNGELLSQK from the coding sequence ATGAAACGCTCTATTGTAAAAAAATCAAGAAAAAATTTAAAAGAGAAAGAAGGAATGAAAATGCCATTCGTGCATATTGAATTAGTTGCAGGACGTACAGTGGAACAAAAGATCAATTTAGTCAAAGAAGTAACTGAAGCGGTCGTTAAAAATACAGATGCTCCAAGTGAAAAAGTACATGTTATTCTTAATGAAATGCAACCGGAAAACTATGCTGTAAACGGTGAACTACTTAGCCAAAAATAA
- a CDS encoding organic hydroperoxide resistance protein — MSDSKVLYQTTAINTGGRKGESHLPDKSFSVRVSTPKKMGGTGQGSNPEQLFALGYSACFNSALEHIMKEANASGKSQVTATIELISDPTDNGFKLAATMEVAIEGKDLAETKEWADKAHAFCPYSKATKGNIDVTVTAVEYKRDI; from the coding sequence ATGTCAGATTCAAAAGTTTTGTACCAAACTACTGCTATTAATACCGGAGGAAGAAAGGGAGAAAGTCATTTACCAGATAAATCTTTCTCGGTACGCGTATCTACACCTAAAAAAATGGGGGGTACTGGTCAAGGAAGCAACCCTGAGCAACTTTTCGCACTTGGATACAGTGCTTGTTTTAACTCCGCACTGGAGCATATTATGAAAGAAGCAAATGCTAGTGGAAAATCACAAGTTACTGCAACGATTGAGTTAATTTCTGATCCTACTGACAACGGCTTCAAACTAGCCGCTACTATGGAAGTTGCTATTGAAGGGAAAGATTTGGCTGAAACAAAAGAATGGGCTGATAAAGCGCATGCCTTTTGTCCTTATTCAAAGGCAACTAAAGGCAATATCGATGTTACAGTAACAGCTGTTGAGTATAAAAGAGACATTTGA
- a CDS encoding NUDIX hydrolase — MIAHTFGERLKTENYHIRIGVYGILLNSTADKIVVVSPPNGSYLLPGGEKEKQETDEETLKRECVEELGYEVEVGKYIGAGEDYFYSTHRKKYYHNPAYFYIIDSWLKIGDPLEDFNVIEWMTPLEALKKLKRGSHRWAVEQYMKDKKEEIIPLEE, encoded by the coding sequence ATGATTGCTCATACTTTTGGTGAAAGACTAAAAACAGAAAACTATCATATACGAATTGGAGTGTATGGTATTTTATTAAATTCTACTGCAGATAAAATAGTCGTTGTTTCACCACCAAATGGCTCATATTTATTGCCAGGGGGAGAAAAAGAGAAACAAGAAACAGATGAGGAGACTCTTAAAAGAGAATGTGTAGAAGAGCTAGGTTATGAGGTAGAAGTGGGTAAGTATATCGGTGCCGGGGAAGACTACTTTTATTCTACTCATCGTAAAAAGTATTACCACAATCCTGCTTATTTTTATATCATTGATTCTTGGCTAAAAATTGGTGATCCTTTAGAAGACTTTAACGTAATAGAGTGGATGACACCTTTAGAAGCGTTGAAGAAGTTGAAACGTGGCAGTCATCGTTGGGCAGTTGAACAATATATGAAAGACAAAAAAGAAGAGATTATTCCGTTAGAAGAATAA
- the ltrA gene encoding group II intron reverse transcriptase/maturase: protein MYERKILERILDKENLTVAFEQVRRNKGVAGVDGMTIDELGIYFLRNKEEVMAQIRQRNYQTSPVLRVEIPKPNGGVRLLGIPTVKDRMIQQAIAQVLTPLFDKGFSNYSYGFRPNRQAEMAINQALVYFNEGYDWIVDIDLERFFDTVQHDRLMNLVSRTISDGDVISLIRKFLVSGVQVNGIIQDTSIGTPQGGNLSPLLSNIMLNELDKELEKRNLRFVRYADDCIIMVKSEMSARRVMRSVTKFIEEKLGLIVNSTKSKITKPNNPEMKFLGFGFYRDFNKKTYQAKPHKISVENFRYKLKVLTRKNWSIDTKYQVERLNQVIRGWINYYKIGSMKSILKKIDSHLRVRLRMCIWHKWKTAKNRRKNLIKLGMDKYSAYKNSHTSKGVVRIAYSWILTTTITNKRLAQFGLVSCVEHYDKIHV, encoded by the coding sequence ATGTATGAAAGAAAAATCCTTGAGCGTATCTTAGATAAAGAGAATTTGACTGTAGCATTCGAACAAGTAAGACGAAATAAAGGTGTCGCAGGTGTGGATGGCATGACAATTGACGAGCTAGGAATATATTTTCTTCGAAACAAAGAAGAAGTTATGGCTCAGATTCGTCAAAGAAACTACCAAACCTCACCCGTTCTTCGAGTGGAGATTCCTAAACCAAATGGTGGTGTTCGTTTACTAGGAATCCCGACAGTTAAAGACCGTATGATTCAACAAGCCATTGCACAAGTATTGACTCCCTTATTCGATAAAGGTTTTAGTAACTATAGTTACGGTTTTCGACCAAACCGGCAAGCTGAAATGGCGATTAATCAGGCGTTAGTGTACTTCAATGAAGGATATGACTGGATTGTTGATATCGATCTTGAACGTTTCTTTGATACGGTGCAACATGACCGATTGATGAATTTAGTCTCTAGAACAATCTCCGATGGAGATGTAATTTCGCTGATTCGTAAATTTCTTGTCAGTGGAGTACAAGTTAATGGGATTATTCAAGATACTAGCATTGGAACTCCGCAAGGAGGGAACCTTTCACCGCTATTGAGCAATATCATGCTTAATGAACTTGATAAGGAACTGGAAAAACGAAACCTCCGTTTCGTTCGTTACGCTGATGATTGTATCATTATGGTTAAGAGTGAAATGTCAGCGAGAAGAGTGATGCGTTCCGTTACAAAATTTATCGAAGAAAAGTTAGGATTGATTGTTAATAGTACAAAATCTAAGATTACGAAGCCAAATAATCCAGAAATGAAATTTTTAGGATTCGGTTTTTACCGAGATTTTAATAAGAAAACCTATCAAGCGAAACCACATAAAATCTCAGTAGAAAACTTTCGATATAAACTTAAAGTACTTACACGTAAGAATTGGAGTATTGATACGAAATATCAAGTGGAACGACTGAATCAAGTGATTCGAGGGTGGATAAACTACTATAAAATAGGTTCAATGAAAAGCATTTTAAAGAAAATTGACTCTCATTTGAGAGTCCGTCTCAGAATGTGTATTTGGCATAAATGGAAAACAGCTAAGAATCGGCGAAAGAACTTAATAAAATTAGGGATGGACAAATACAGTGCCTATAAAAATAGTCACACTAGTAAGGGTGTCGTACGTATTGCCTATTCTTGGATTTTAACAACGACTATCACAAACAAGAGACTTGCCCAATTTGGCCTAGTCTCTTGTGTAGAGCATTACGATAAAATACATGTTTAG
- a CDS encoding folate family ECF transporter S component, whose amino-acid sequence MVKNKFDARSISIIGLLMGLDIILTRFIAIETPIVRIGFSFLPVAIIAMLYGPWIAGTAAAMADFMGIMLFPKIALYFPGFTLSAFLGGVIYGLILYKKPKTLKRVILAVLLTTVIVNLGLNTLWLKIILDKAIYVIFPARVIQNLVLAPVNCILLYGVLQNKAFRKAIKLK is encoded by the coding sequence ATGGTTAAGAATAAGTTTGATGCAAGAAGTATTTCAATTATCGGATTATTGATGGGATTGGATATTATATTAACAAGATTCATAGCAATAGAGACACCGATTGTTCGAATTGGTTTTAGTTTCTTACCAGTTGCTATCATTGCGATGCTTTATGGACCTTGGATTGCGGGTACAGCTGCTGCAATGGCAGACTTTATGGGGATTATGTTATTTCCAAAAATAGCTTTATATTTCCCGGGTTTTACATTATCTGCTTTTTTAGGCGGCGTTATTTATGGTTTGATTTTATATAAAAAACCTAAAACACTCAAGCGGGTAATCTTAGCGGTCTTGTTGACAACAGTGATTGTTAACTTGGGTTTAAATACATTGTGGTTGAAAATCATATTAGACAAAGCGATTTACGTTATTTTTCCAGCACGCGTTATCCAAAATTTAGTTTTAGCGCCGGTTAATTGTATTTTATTGTATGGTGTTCTTCAGAACAAAGCTTTTCGTAAAGCGATAAAGCTTAAATAA
- a CDS encoding ABC transporter permease: MFSWPLLKKEMKSIWVLLVLFILILTMYETIIISMFDPELGNIMADFEKAMPGIMKAFGMVGAAEANLTGYLSSYLFNFILILFPLIFSIILSNKLVVKYVDNGSMAYLLATPISRSKIIRTQTIVAIGSLTLLLTASTIIGLIYSELTFPGELTISSYLYLNIGLLGLHLFINGFGFLISCLCNEARTAYLWSIGVPLAAFLIQMLARQSEEYEFLKYATFLTLFSPENILAGKESSFWLTILLFLLAFILYGMGQIVFLRRNLPS, encoded by the coding sequence ATGTTTAGTTGGCCATTATTGAAAAAAGAAATGAAATCTATTTGGGTATTATTAGTATTATTTATCCTTATCTTAACGATGTATGAAACAATTATTATTTCTATGTTCGATCCTGAGCTAGGGAATATTATGGCTGATTTTGAAAAAGCAATGCCTGGAATAATGAAAGCATTTGGTATGGTAGGAGCAGCAGAAGCAAACTTAACAGGGTATCTGTCTTCTTACTTATTTAATTTTATTTTAATTCTATTTCCACTCATTTTTTCTATTATTTTATCAAATAAATTAGTTGTTAAATATGTGGACAATGGTTCTATGGCTTATCTATTAGCAACACCGATATCTAGAAGCAAAATTATACGGACTCAAACAATAGTAGCTATTGGCAGTTTGACTCTTTTATTAACGGCTTCTACAATAATTGGCTTAATTTATTCAGAACTAACTTTCCCGGGAGAGTTAACTATTTCATCTTACTTATATTTAAATATTGGATTGCTAGGTTTGCATTTATTTATTAATGGTTTTGGTTTTCTAATATCTTGTCTGTGTAATGAAGCACGGACAGCCTATTTATGGAGCATTGGAGTTCCTTTAGCAGCCTTTTTGATACAAATGTTAGCCAGGCAAAGCGAAGAGTACGAATTCTTGAAATATGCTACGTTCTTAACCTTGTTCTCTCCAGAAAACATTCTCGCTGGAAAAGAGAGTAGTTTTTGGTTAACGATTCTTTTATTTCTCTTAGCCTTTATTCTATACGGAATGGGGCAAATCGTTTTTTTAAGGAGAAATCTTCCTTCATAA
- a CDS encoding ABC transporter ATP-binding protein produces MNIIEVKQLTVDYGDDRGIFDLTFHLKKGEVLGFLGPNGAGKTTTIRHLMGFSRPDKGSCHILGKDPMKEARSVQKHIGYLPGEPAFMNNMDGLEFIQFISEMKGIKNSNRSKELCAYFELNPNLKIKKMSKGMKQKIGLICAFMQESDLLILDEPTSGLDPLMQKKFIKLIQEEKKKGTTILMSSHLLEEIERTCDRVVIIKKGKLVAIENIKILKENQNKIFVLTFFNHETAEKFMIEPFELKVMNQTQINVTIQGDINPLIKVLANYSLANMELKAQTLENSFMHFYGEDSNV; encoded by the coding sequence ATGAATATTATCGAAGTTAAGCAGTTGACAGTTGATTATGGAGACGATCGTGGAATCTTTGATCTAACGTTTCATTTAAAAAAAGGAGAAGTATTAGGATTTTTAGGTCCCAATGGTGCTGGTAAAACAACAACAATCAGACATCTCATGGGGTTTTCTAGACCAGACAAAGGGTCTTGTCATATTTTAGGGAAAGATCCTATGAAAGAGGCAAGAAGTGTTCAAAAACATATTGGATACTTACCAGGAGAACCTGCATTTATGAATAATATGGATGGATTAGAATTTATTCAGTTTATTAGTGAAATGAAAGGAATAAAAAATAGTAATCGGTCAAAAGAGCTATGCGCTTATTTTGAGTTAAATCCTAATTTGAAAATAAAAAAAATGTCTAAAGGGATGAAACAAAAAATCGGTTTAATCTGTGCATTCATGCAGGAAAGTGATCTCTTGATTCTTGACGAGCCTACAAGTGGATTAGATCCACTTATGCAAAAAAAATTTATTAAACTTATCCAAGAAGAAAAAAAGAAAGGAACGACTATTTTAATGTCTTCCCATCTTCTTGAAGAAATTGAGCGAACGTGTGACCGAGTAGTCATTATAAAAAAGGGTAAGCTTGTAGCAATAGAAAATATAAAGATATTAAAAGAAAATCAAAATAAAATTTTTGTTTTAACGTTTTTTAATCATGAAACGGCGGAAAAATTTATGATAGAACCGTTTGAATTAAAAGTTATGAATCAAACACAAATTAACGTAACGATTCAAGGAGATATTAATCCTTTAATAAAAGTATTAGCGAACTATTCTCTTGCAAATATGGAATTAAAAGCTCAGACATTAGAAAATTCTTTTATGCATTTTTATGGGGAGGATAGCAATGTTTAG
- a CDS encoding SulP family inorganic anion transporter, with protein sequence MQNYKKEWFGNIRGDILAGVVVCLALFPEVIGFMLVAGVEPIVGVYATFFITAVAAFFGARTGLISAAAGSVALVLANLVAEHGVNYLFAATILAGVIQVVLGLFKVGILMRYIPKPVMLGFVNGLGIMMFLSQLDHFKGSSVLILLGVIGVAIIFLAPKLTKRIPAPIISIVVITALVLGLNLNVQLLGDLGTISSELPRFGIPKVPFTLETLRIIFPTSLSVAIVGLVESLLTAQLVDELTHTPSDKNKESLSQGLGNLASGFFGGIAGCGMIGQTIINISYGGIGRLATFLSGFFMLMSVVLFNKVVVQIPIIALAAVMVVVAYETVDWRSVKRLTIMPKNESFVMITTIAIVLITHNLAYGVVIGTLISAIFAAFKMTHISIEPGTDTDDYHYKAHGHLYFASAEKFTDFFMNNFSHEGNLVIDVSAMTLWDSTAVEAVDKLISKNKNTGSNVTLINPNKQSKDLLKKISSHHKK encoded by the coding sequence ATGCAAAATTATAAAAAAGAATGGTTTGGCAATATTAGAGGAGACATCTTAGCAGGAGTGGTTGTTTGTTTGGCCCTATTCCCTGAAGTTATTGGCTTCATGCTAGTTGCTGGTGTAGAACCCATTGTTGGGGTTTATGCAACTTTTTTTATCACAGCTGTTGCTGCATTCTTTGGAGCACGTACAGGATTAATTTCTGCAGCTGCTGGATCTGTTGCTTTAGTCCTTGCAAACTTAGTTGCAGAACACGGTGTTAATTACCTTTTCGCTGCGACCATTTTAGCTGGAGTTATACAAGTAGTATTAGGTCTTTTTAAAGTAGGAATTTTAATGCGTTATATCCCAAAGCCTGTCATGTTAGGATTTGTAAATGGTTTAGGGATTATGATGTTTTTATCTCAATTAGACCATTTTAAAGGTTCGTCTGTTTTAATTCTATTGGGTGTCATTGGAGTAGCTATTATTTTTTTAGCACCAAAGCTGACAAAAAGAATTCCTGCACCTATTATTTCAATTGTAGTCATTACAGCACTAGTCTTAGGTTTAAATTTAAATGTTCAACTATTAGGTGATCTGGGGACGATTTCTAGTGAGCTGCCTCGTTTTGGAATCCCAAAAGTTCCATTTACTTTGGAAACGTTAAGAATTATCTTTCCCACTTCTCTATCGGTTGCAATAGTAGGCCTTGTTGAGTCTTTATTAACTGCTCAATTGGTCGATGAATTAACACATACACCTAGTGATAAGAATAAAGAATCTTTGAGTCAAGGTTTAGGTAATCTAGCTTCTGGATTTTTTGGTGGAATAGCTGGCTGTGGAATGATTGGTCAAACAATTATTAATATCAGTTATGGCGGTATCGGTCGTTTAGCAACATTTCTGTCTGGTTTCTTTATGTTGATGTCTGTTGTTTTATTCAACAAAGTAGTCGTCCAAATCCCCATTATTGCTTTAGCAGCTGTTATGGTTGTTGTAGCTTATGAAACAGTCGATTGGAGATCAGTTAAACGATTAACAATCATGCCTAAAAACGAAAGCTTTGTTATGATTACAACTATTGCTATTGTCTTGATTACACATAATCTGGCTTATGGAGTAGTAATAGGAACATTAATAAGTGCTATTTTTGCAGCATTCAAAATGACTCATATTAGTATCGAACCTGGTACAGATACTGACGATTACCATTATAAAGCTCATGGTCATCTTTATTTTGCATCAGCTGAGAAGTTTACAGACTTTTTCATGAATAATTTTAGTCATGAAGGAAATCTAGTTATTGATGTTAGTGCTATGACACTATGGGACTCAACAGCTGTTGAGGCTGTGGATAAATTGATTAGTAAAAATAAAAATACCGGTTCAAACGTTACTCTCATCAATCCCAATAAACAAAGCAAAGATCTTTTGAAAAAAATATCTTCTCATCATAAAAAGTGA
- the mgsA gene encoding methylglyoxal synthase, which produces MNIALIAHDKKKDEMVKLISSYQEILKEHSLYATGTTGKRLIDETGLDIHRFKSGPLGGDQQIGAYISEDKIDMVIFLRDPLTAQPHEPDVNALLRLSDVYEIPLATNMGTGEILLRGLGEGLVDWRKIHHHAGRSLLNIEF; this is translated from the coding sequence TTGAATATTGCATTGATTGCTCATGATAAGAAAAAAGATGAAATGGTTAAATTAATTTCATCTTATCAAGAAATATTAAAAGAACATTCTCTTTATGCTACTGGAACAACAGGGAAAAGATTGATTGATGAAACAGGATTAGATATTCATCGATTCAAATCAGGTCCATTAGGTGGAGATCAGCAAATTGGGGCTTATATTTCAGAGGACAAAATAGATATGGTTATTTTCTTAAGAGATCCTTTGACAGCACAACCTCATGAACCAGATGTCAATGCTCTCTTACGATTAAGTGATGTCTATGAGATTCCTTTAGCTACTAATATGGGAACAGGAGAAATCTTGTTACGTGGTTTAGGTGAAGGATTAGTAGATTGGAGAAAAATTCATCATCATGCTGGGCGCTCTCTACTAAATATAGAATTTTAA
- the proB gene encoding glutamate 5-kinase: MNKTARQTLASCKRVIIKVGTSTIMYPNGTVNLQRLDKLAFVLSDLRNQGKEVILVSSGAVGVGLHRLKLRQSPRSIPEQQAVASVGQSELMSLYSTFFFNYGQIIGQVLMTRDIVVFPESRLNAINTFEQLLKQKVIPIVNENDTVAVDELDHATKFGDNDKLSAIVAEITQADLLIMLSDIDGFYDCNPNEDNQANLFHEINCITPELFSLAGGVGSKFGTGGMVSKLKAADHVLKHSGKMVLANGANPTDIFKIIAGGEIGTLFVPEHD, from the coding sequence ATGAATAAGACAGCAAGACAAACGTTAGCATCATGCAAACGAGTGATCATAAAAGTTGGAACCAGTACGATTATGTACCCTAATGGAACAGTTAACTTACAAAGATTAGATAAATTAGCTTTTGTTTTAAGTGATTTAAGAAACCAAGGCAAAGAAGTTATCTTAGTTTCTTCTGGAGCCGTAGGTGTTGGACTTCATCGATTAAAATTACGGCAATCACCTAGATCTATTCCAGAACAACAAGCTGTTGCTTCTGTGGGACAAAGTGAACTCATGAGTTTATACAGTACTTTTTTCTTCAACTATGGACAAATTATTGGTCAAGTTTTAATGACACGAGATATTGTTGTATTTCCAGAAAGTCGTCTGAACGCTATTAATACGTTCGAACAACTACTCAAGCAGAAAGTTATTCCTATTGTGAACGAGAATGATACCGTTGCAGTAGATGAGTTAGATCATGCTACTAAATTTGGTGATAATGATAAATTATCCGCTATCGTAGCAGAAATTACTCAAGCTGACTTGTTGATTATGTTATCAGATATCGATGGATTTTATGACTGCAATCCTAATGAAGATAATCAGGCTAATTTATTTCATGAAATTAATTGCATCACGCCAGAACTTTTTTCACTTGCAGGTGGTGTTGGTTCGAAATTTGGAACTGGTGGGATGGTCTCGAAATTAAAAGCAGCTGACCATGTTTTAAAACATTCTGGTAAAATGGTTTTAGCAAATGGTGCTAATCCAACAGATATTTTTAAAATTATTGCCGGTGGAGAGATAGGCACTCTTTTTGTTCCTGAACACGACTAA